The following are encoded in a window of Corythoichthys intestinalis isolate RoL2023-P3 chromosome 8, ASM3026506v1, whole genome shotgun sequence genomic DNA:
- the LOC130920917 gene encoding transcription elongation factor 1 homolog, with the protein MGRRKSKRKPPPKKKMTGDLETQFTCPFCNHEKSCDVKMERTRNTGIISCTVCLEEFQTHITYLSEPVDVYSDWIDACESANQ; encoded by the exons ATGGGTCGCCGAAAGTCCAAACGAAAACCTCCTCCTAAAAAGAAGATGACCGGGGATCTGGAGACTCAGTTCACTTGCCCCTTTTGCAACCACGAAAAGTCATGTGAcgtcaaaat GGAGAGAACAAGAAATACCGGAATAATATCGTGTACTGTCTGTTTGGAGGAGTTCCAGACGCACATtactt ATCTGTCAGAGCCAGTAGACGTGTACAGTGATTGGATAGACGCTTGTGAATCAGCCAATCAGTAG
- the pld6 gene encoding mitochondrial cardiolipin hydrolase gives MLKLAHVYLYLEKPTLQKEVNNFRETRRLLVSHWTRASYCTAIHWLVHTSVTSMSCVLRLSSGLRADVRSYRFAGMSKMWTVKVFGLGAIAFTLSVELLWRLLRHLKPRKTLNEVLFFPSKVACVERFFSPASLNSCGCPLPHGVETSFTRLLGFLLSASSSLDLCLFSFSNMELSRAVVYLYRRKVTVRVLVDKTYSVISGSQGSACAT, from the exons ATGTTAAAATTAGCTCATGTTTACCTATATTTGGAGAAACCCACGTTGCAAAAAGAGGTCAATAACTTCCGCGAGACCCGGCGTTTGCTGGTCAGTCATTGGACGAGAGCGAGTTACTGCACGGCCATTCATTGGCTCGTACACACGTCCGTCACGTCGATGAGCTGTGTGTTGAGATTGTCGTCAGGCCTGCGTGCTGACGTCAGAAGCTACAGGTTCG CAGGGATGTCAAAGATGTGGACTGTGAAGGTGTTCGGCCTTGGAGCAATTGCATTTACCCTCAGTGTAGAACTGCTGTGGAGGCTCTTGCGTCACCTCAAACCACGGAAAACTTTGAATGAGGTCCTCTTCTTTCCGTCCAAGGTCGCCTGCGTGGAACGCTTCTTCTCACCTGCTTCCCTCAA CTCCTGTGGCTGCCCTCTGCCTCATGGTGTCGAGACATCCTTCACTCGTCTTCTCGGCTTCCTCCTGTCAGCTTCCTCCTCTCTGgacttgtgtttgttttctttttccaaCATGGAACTGAGCAGGGCTGTTGTGTACCTGTACAGAAGAAAGGTAACCGTCAGAGTCCTTGTAGACAAGACATACTCTGTCATCAGCGGCTCCCAG